Genomic DNA from Frondihabitans sp. PAMC 28766:
CCGAAGGCGATCACGGTGGCGCAGATGGAGGCGCTGCTCGCGGCGACCGACGGCGACGAACCGACGCGGTTGCGCGACAAGGCGCTGCTCGAGCTGATGTACGCGACCGGCGCGCGCGTGTCGGAGGCGGTGTCGCTCAACGTCGACGACGTGATCTCGCTCGGGGGCTCGGGCGTGGACGCCGATGACGTCGAGGTCGCTGACGGCGACGTGGTGCGCCTCTTCGGCAAGGGCGGCAAGCAGCGGATCGTGCCGGTCGGGAGCTACGCGCGGCGGGCGCTCGACGCCTACCTCGTGCGGGCGCGGCCGTTGTTCTCAGTGCGGGGGAGCGCGACGCCTGCACTCTTCCTCGGCGTGCGGGGCGCGCGGGTCTCGCGGCAGAACGCCTGGCTGATCATCAAGGCAGCGGCAGAGCGGGCGCAGCTCGGGGTGGAGGTCTCGCCGCACACGCTGCGGCACTCGTTCGCAACGCATCTGCTCGAGGGCGGGGCGGACGTGCGAGTCGTGCAGGAGCTGCTGGGGCACGCCTCGGTCGCGACCACGCAGATCTACACGCTCGTCACGGCCGACGCCCTGCGCGACGTCTACGGGCAGGCGCACCCGCGGGCGCGCTGGCGCCCGGGCGAGCGCGAGGCGCGCGAGCAGGATGCCAGGCAAGCCGAGACCGGTATCGGCGCCTGACTCGGGGGTTGCCCGGTGCCTTCGGCCGAACACGGTGTCGGCGACGGGGCCCGCGGCGGCACGCCGGTAAGATCGGGGGCGTGAGTACGACGCCGAACCCGAGCTCTGACGACCGATCCGGTGTGATCGACGCCGCCGTGACCGCGTCGACCGGCACAGCGGCGTCAGCGAGTGCCCCGCGCGGAAGCGCCGTCCCCGCAGTCGGCGAGGGCATCGGCCCGACCGGGCGCCCGCGCACCGAGTTCGCTGTGCCCGCACCGTTGTCGAGCCACGGCCCGGCCCGCATCATCTCGCTCTGCAACCAGAAGGGCGGGGTCGGCAAGACGACGACCAGCATCAACCTGGGGGCCTCGCTCGCCGAATACGGTCGCCGCGTGCTGGCCGTCGACTTCGACCCGCAGGGCGCCTTGAGCGCCGGTCTCGGGGTGCAGACCCACGACGTGCCGACCATCTACGACCTGCTGATCGGCACCGTCAAAGACCCTCGCGAGGTGATCCAGTCGACCGGCGTGCCCGGCCTCGACGTGATCCCCGCGAACATCGACCTGTCGGCTGCCGAAGTGCACCTGGTCAACGAGGTGGCGCGCGAGCAGATCCTGTCGCGAGTGTTGCGGAAGGTGCAGGCCGACTACGACGTGATCCTGATCGACTGCCAGCCGTCGCTCGGCATCCTGACCGTCAACGCGCTGACCGCGGCGCACGGGGTGCTCATCCCGCTCGAATGCGAGTTCTTCGCGCTGCGCGGCGTCGCCCTGCTCGTCGAGACGATCGACAAGGTGCGCGACCGCCTCAACGAAGACATCGAGCTCGACGGCATCCTCGCCACGATGTACGACTCCGCACCCTGCACAGCCGCGAAGTGCTCGAGCGTGTCGTCGACGCCTTCGGCGACAGCGTGCTCGAGACCGTCATCTCGCGCACCGTGAAGTTCCCCGACGCGTCGGTGGCGGCCTCGCCGATCAACCAGTTCGCGCCGTCGCACCCGGCCGCCGAGGCGTACCGCCAGTTGGCGAGAGAGTTGATCGCCCGTGGCGCAGCCGCCTGAGATCGCCGTCTCCACCGATTTTTCGGGCGACGTCTCGGCCGACGTCGAGGCGTCGACGGACACCTCGTTCGCGGTCAGCCTGTCCAACTTCTCGGGCCCCTTCGACCTGCTGCTCTCGCTGATCACGAAGCGCGAGATGGACATCACCGAGATCGCTCTCAGTGCCGTCACCGACGAGTTCCTGTCGTATCTCAAGGGGCTCGATTCCGATGAAGAGCTCGACAAGGCGAGCGAGTTCCTCGTCGTCGCCGCCACTCTGCTCGACCTCAAGGTCGCCGGCCTGCTGCCGCAGGGCGAGCTCGTCGATGCCGAAGACGTCGCCCTGTTAGAAGCCCGCGACCTGCTGTTCGCGCGACTGCTGCAATACCGCGCCTTCAAGCAGGCCGCCGAGTGGTTCGCGACCCGCGGCGAGACCGAGGGGTCGCGCCACGCGCGCAGCGTGCGACTCGAGCAGAAGTTCAGGGTCTCGACTCCCGAGCTCGTCTGGACGCTCTCGGCCGACGACTTCGCAGCGCTCGCCGCAATGGCGCTGATGCCTCGCGAGGTCCCGACCGTGGGGCTCGACCACCTGCATGCGCCCCTCGTGAGCATTCGCGAGCAGGCCGCGATCGTCGT
This window encodes:
- the xerD gene encoding site-specific tyrosine recombinase XerD, whose protein sequence is MSPFDDARSRYLRHVTVERGLSPNTVAAYRRDLALYQTFLDERGVQDPALVSSTDVAEFPAALATRALPLGASSIARVVSSVKGFHRFIAAEGIVADDVTTTTRPPKLPARLPKAITVAQMEALLAATDGDEPTRLRDKALLELMYATGARVSEAVSLNVDDVISLGGSGVDADDVEVADGDVVRLFGKGGKQRIVPVGSYARRALDAYLVRARPLFSVRGSATPALFLGVRGARVSRQNAWLIIKAAAERAQLGVEVSPHTLRHSFATHLLEGGADVRVVQELLGHASVATTQIYTLVTADALRDVYGQAHPRARWRPGEREAREQDARQAETGIGA
- a CDS encoding ScpA family protein produces the protein MAQPPEIAVSTDFSGDVSADVEASTDTSFAVSLSNFSGPFDLLLSLITKREMDITEIALSAVTDEFLSYLKGLDSDEELDKASEFLVVAATLLDLKVAGLLPQGELVDAEDVALLEARDLLFARLLQYRAFKQAAEWFATRGETEGSRHARSVRLEQKFRVSTPELVWTLSADDFAALAAMALMPREVPTVGLDHLHAPLVSIREQAAIVVSMLRRGAVMSFRELIDGIDVKGVVIARFLAILELYRNASLTFEQVEPLGELTIRWTAEHWTEENLANLGADYDG